One genomic region from Ignavibacteriota bacterium encodes:
- a CDS encoding glycine zipper family protein — translation MSQFDDIRNSRNFNPILLNQQQNKNNNNINSNFSGINNKIPRFEKVDKVFLNTIEDGFESIFKKINKSLDAKINKSLANKQDKIIKEKYGISLNTGNLLLRSGSDLISSAVGFENKLLTLLAGSHDVLTFIGKEIFQIRSTVSGKNIASENNTTSILKELVTYNKAKYLKEKVKSVFPKLSNRQYDDPTVIIKNLLKPLIGVGAAVGTGVFGATSPLLGTAGLGVMANAGVLAALPIALAFLVGRVKKIGTIKKIQDSEMNDFYKLIPKGNKFTDLLTGSIKDTRTKQQDIYGFTKQRYKGLADLAGTASSAQSRSIQDRYFSRVEREMKLSKIGMRYTEAKLMSTSSNILLRTGGATTFESKMLLLTASSMDLHRIIAEKLSIMQLGLVGENSQGFGRSKQSLLGFLEDTLEVKRNDRQTVNTIALIKNMFKGTVKGGIAGAGVGTLFGGPLFGSIVGASLGAALPFLWRMVPALL, via the coding sequence AATTCCAAGATTTGAAAAAGTAGATAAAGTATTTTTAAATACAATCGAAGATGGATTTGAAAGTATTTTTAAGAAAATAAATAAGAGTTTGGATGCCAAAATAAATAAAAGTTTGGCAAATAAACAAGATAAAATTATAAAAGAAAAATATGGAATATCTCTTAATACTGGTAATCTATTGTTGAGATCTGGTTCTGATTTAATTTCATCTGCTGTTGGATTTGAAAATAAGTTATTAACATTATTGGCTGGTTCTCATGATGTATTAACTTTTATTGGAAAAGAAATATTTCAAATTAGAAGTACAGTTTCTGGAAAAAATATTGCAAGTGAAAATAATACAACTTCAATATTAAAAGAATTAGTTACTTATAATAAAGCAAAATATTTGAAAGAAAAAGTCAAATCAGTATTTCCTAAACTTTCAAATAGACAATATGATGATCCGACTGTAATTATTAAAAATTTATTAAAACCATTAATTGGAGTTGGTGCTGCAGTTGGTACTGGTGTATTTGGTGCGACTTCTCCATTATTAGGTACTGCTGGATTGGGAGTAATGGCAAATGCAGGAGTATTAGCAGCATTACCTATTGCATTAGCATTTTTAGTCGGAAGAGTTAAAAAAATAGGGACAATTAAAAAAATACAAGATTCAGAAATGAATGACTTTTATAAATTAATACCAAAAGGAAATAAGTTTACTGATTTACTTACTGGAAGTATAAAAGATACTCGTACTAAACAACAAGATATTTATGGATTCACTAAACAAAGGTATAAAGGATTAGCAGATTTGGCTGGAACTGCTTCATCTGCTCAATCTCGTTCAATTCAGGATAGATATTTCTCCCGCGTAGAAAGAGAAATGAAACTATCTAAAATTGGTATGAGATATACTGAAGCAAAATTAATGTCAACTTCTTCCAATATATTATTAAGAACTGGTGGAGCTACGACATTTGAATCTAAGATGTTGCTATTAACAGCTTCATCTATGGATTTGCATAGAATCATTGCAGAAAAATTATCAATAATGCAATTGGGATTAGTAGGAGAAAATTCTCAAGGATTTGGACGAAGTAAGCAGAGTTTATTAGGATTTTTAGAAGATACTTTAGAAGTAAAAAGAAATGATAGGCAGACAGTAAATACTATTGCTTTAATTAAAAATATGTTTAAAGGCACAGTAAAAGGGGGAATTGCTGGTGCTGGTGTTGGGACTCTATTTGGAGGTCCATTATTTGGTTCTATAGTTGGAGCATCTTTGGGTGCAGCTTTACCATTTTTATGGAGAATGGTCCCTGCGTTATTACA